In a single window of the Blastopirellula marina genome:
- a CDS encoding P-loop ATPase, Sll1717 family — MPRKSNKFRFKKNATIGAPAAEEDAFFLEKCFVDTGDLEVLRDCENPKRLIIGRTGAGKTALLMRLQETEEHVITVSPFNLSVEFVSNSNVIRFFSELGVKLDLFYKLLWRHVFTVEILREKYAIHSRADQQRFWQSLPDIFKRDKRKKEALDYLKKHGESFFKETEERVKEATRKTESDLRASISGVLPNIDFSVGSARKLSDEQKVEVCHRGQEVVNQVKVRDLNEMFNLLTEGILTDKQQKFYVVIDGLDEHWIDDSIRFHLIRALIDTIREFQKVRTVKIVACLRTDLIERVFRYTRASGLQEEKMKGLYLHLHWTREELIQLVNQRVQYLVRDAFTNSEVTCLDILPVSKKSPTAFIDYEMPQKPGPPL; from the coding sequence ATGCCCCGCAAAAGTAACAAGTTTCGGTTCAAAAAAAATGCGACAATTGGCGCACCTGCAGCGGAAGAAGATGCCTTTTTCCTCGAAAAGTGCTTCGTAGATACGGGTGACTTAGAAGTACTTCGTGATTGCGAGAACCCAAAGCGATTGATAATTGGACGAACTGGTGCCGGCAAGACCGCACTTTTAATGCGATTACAGGAAACAGAAGAGCATGTCATTACGGTTAGTCCATTCAATTTATCCGTGGAATTCGTTTCAAATTCAAATGTGATCAGATTCTTCTCAGAACTCGGCGTAAAGCTCGATTTGTTTTACAAGTTACTTTGGCGTCATGTTTTTACCGTCGAAATTTTGAGGGAGAAGTATGCAATTCATTCACGAGCCGACCAGCAACGGTTTTGGCAATCACTTCCAGATATCTTCAAGCGTGACAAACGAAAGAAAGAAGCTCTTGACTACCTAAAAAAGCATGGAGAGTCGTTCTTCAAAGAGACCGAAGAGCGAGTCAAAGAAGCCACAAGAAAAACTGAAAGTGACTTACGAGCATCAATCAGCGGCGTTTTGCCAAATATAGATTTCAGTGTAGGTTCAGCAAGAAAGCTAAGCGACGAACAAAAAGTTGAGGTCTGCCACCGAGGGCAAGAAGTTGTAAACCAAGTCAAAGTCCGAGATCTCAACGAGATGTTCAATTTGCTTACAGAGGGAATCCTAACTGACAAACAACAAAAATTCTACGTTGTGATTGATGGACTAGATGAGCACTGGATCGATGATTCGATTCGATTCCACCTAATCCGTGCCCTTATTGATACTATTCGGGAATTTCAGAAAGTACGTACGGTCAAGATCGTCGCTTGTCTCCGCACAGATTTGATCGAACGAGTTTTTCGCTACACTCGAGCATCGGGGCTGCAGGAAGAAAAGATGAAAGGCCTTTACCTTCATCTACATTGGACAAGAGAGGAATTGATTCAGCTTGTCAATCAACGCGTGCAGTACTTGGTTCGGGATGCATTTACAAATTCCGAGGTTACGTGTCTTGACATTCTACCTGTATCAAAGAAGTCACCAACTGCGTTCATAGACTATGAAATGCCCCAAAAACCTGGCCCACCGTTATGA
- a CDS encoding prenyltransferase/squalene oxidase repeat-containing protein, with amino-acid sequence MRLLFSVCLLVLLPALVRAEGQVTDDQLRASIQKALPLIETTSKVTLQERACYTCHHGGVTTVAIEAARVRGFEVDRQNLLKQMERAQTNLTRAIGRVGIGGRTPGQADGIGWQLMTLSAGDWPADEATHLAVEHLVQYDHEKDHWAWAGRPRPPTVASPFTTTWAVVRGILDYTTPDTELGVAVRVTEAKDWLIRTPSRDTEECTSKLRTLKLVDADQTVIRDEAEKLFRMQQEDGGWAQLPDGSSDAYATSTALIALLESEQFKRDDVAVQAGLSYLLETQLEDGSWHVKKRAPFVQPHFETSFPHGEDQFISAVATAWSIYAMAQLLPLHDFDHQQSLAAMTKENAGSEEREFSAEEVAYFTDKIEPILQRRCYRCHSNTKEPKGDLALNTREEILIGGYGGPGAVPGKPAESMIFRSLNAPPDSLVPQMPPKGGKLPAEEVELIKKWIEMDLPHRN; translated from the coding sequence ATGCGACTTCTCTTCTCGGTTTGCCTGCTTGTCTTGCTCCCTGCGCTTGTTCGTGCCGAGGGGCAGGTTACCGATGACCAACTGCGGGCTTCGATTCAGAAGGCCTTGCCGCTGATTGAAACGACCTCGAAGGTTACTCTTCAAGAGCGGGCTTGCTATACGTGTCATCATGGGGGCGTGACCACGGTGGCGATCGAAGCAGCCCGGGTGCGTGGGTTTGAGGTCGATCGGCAGAACTTGCTGAAGCAGATGGAGCGGGCACAAACAAATCTAACGCGGGCGATTGGCCGGGTGGGGATTGGTGGCCGCACGCCTGGTCAGGCCGATGGAATTGGTTGGCAGCTCATGACCCTTTCTGCTGGGGATTGGCCGGCAGACGAAGCGACCCATCTCGCGGTCGAGCACTTGGTTCAATACGACCACGAAAAGGACCACTGGGCCTGGGCGGGACGGCCTCGTCCGCCGACGGTTGCCAGTCCTTTCACCACCACGTGGGCCGTTGTGCGAGGGATTCTCGATTACACGACACCTGATACCGAACTAGGTGTGGCTGTCCGTGTTACCGAAGCGAAAGATTGGCTCATCCGCACACCCAGCCGCGATACCGAAGAATGTACGTCAAAGCTACGCACGCTGAAGCTTGTAGATGCGGATCAGACCGTGATTCGTGACGAAGCGGAGAAGCTGTTTCGGATGCAGCAGGAAGATGGTGGCTGGGCGCAGCTTCCTGATGGTTCGAGCGACGCGTACGCAACCAGTACCGCGCTAATTGCCTTGCTTGAATCGGAACAGTTTAAGCGTGACGATGTGGCCGTGCAGGCCGGTCTGAGTTATCTGCTGGAGACGCAGCTCGAAGATGGTTCGTGGCACGTGAAGAAGCGAGCCCCGTTCGTGCAGCCCCACTTCGAGACCTCCTTCCCGCATGGGGAAGATCAGTTCATTTCCGCGGTCGCGACGGCGTGGTCGATTTACGCGATGGCTCAACTTCTACCGCTTCACGATTTCGATCACCAGCAGTCGTTAGCGGCGATGACCAAGGAAAATGCGGGAAGCGAAGAACGCGAGTTCTCGGCGGAGGAAGTCGCGTACTTTACAGACAAGATCGAGCCGATCCTTCAGCGGCGATGTTACCGCTGCCATTCCAATACAAAAGAGCCGAAGGGAGATCTCGCGCTCAACACGCGCGAAGAGATTTTGATCGGCGGCTATGGTGGTCCTGGTGCGGTCCCTGGCAAGCCAGCCGAGAGCATGATTTTCAGATCGCTCAATGCGCCACCTGATTCGCTCGTTCCTCAAATGCCTCCGAAGGGAGGTAAGCTGCCTGCAGAGGAAGTGGAACTGATCAAAAAGTGGATTGAGATGGACTTGCCGCACCGAAACTGA
- a CDS encoding sialate O-acetylesterase — protein MTRSFCLTLLAFFLSVCTWQALAAEDSSLSRPDERPADMSKPVKVYILMGQSNMLEMGKVAGDKEGTLEHAVKSKGLYPYLVDDAGNWTQRSDVRNVAVMGSGGPGKTQVRKNDWLKVAGGKIGVEIGIGQHLGQFHDEPVLILKSAIGNRSLGWDLLPPGSPSYEFTDPKDGKTYLYAGYGQSPLRWEKGTEPEPITWKAGLQYDGDIARAKQVLSELDKYYPGAKEYEIAGFFWWQGDKDRYNAGHSQKYEENLVNLIKQLRQEFDAPRAKFVCATLGQTDKDDASGTEKDIIEAQLAISNPARHPEFKGETATVYTHPLSQGGASNGHYEGNAETYMNAGNAMGAAMVQLLKNQ, from the coding sequence ATGACTCGAAGCTTTTGCCTCACGCTTCTCGCGTTCTTCCTATCCGTATGTACGTGGCAAGCCCTGGCTGCGGAAGACTCAAGTCTCTCTCGTCCGGACGAGCGACCTGCCGATATGAGCAAGCCGGTGAAGGTCTACATCTTGATGGGACAGTCGAACATGCTCGAAATGGGCAAGGTCGCCGGTGACAAGGAAGGGACGCTCGAACACGCGGTGAAGAGTAAGGGGTTGTATCCGTACCTGGTTGATGACGCCGGCAACTGGACACAGCGAAGCGATGTTCGTAACGTGGCCGTGATGGGCAGTGGCGGCCCTGGCAAAACGCAAGTTCGTAAGAACGATTGGCTGAAGGTTGCCGGAGGAAAGATTGGTGTTGAAATCGGTATCGGCCAGCATCTGGGGCAATTCCACGACGAGCCTGTGCTGATCCTCAAGAGTGCCATCGGCAATCGCTCCCTCGGCTGGGATCTCCTTCCGCCTGGCTCCCCGTCGTACGAGTTCACCGACCCCAAAGATGGCAAGACGTATCTCTACGCTGGATACGGCCAGTCTCCACTTCGCTGGGAGAAAGGGACCGAGCCGGAGCCCATCACCTGGAAGGCCGGCCTGCAGTACGACGGCGACATCGCACGAGCGAAGCAAGTACTAAGCGAACTCGATAAGTACTATCCTGGTGCCAAAGAATACGAGATCGCCGGCTTCTTCTGGTGGCAGGGAGACAAGGATCGCTACAACGCTGGCCACTCGCAGAAATATGAAGAGAACCTGGTCAACCTCATCAAACAGCTTCGCCAAGAATTCGACGCACCACGGGCCAAGTTCGTTTGCGCTACCCTGGGGCAGACCGACAAGGACGATGCTTCCGGCACCGAGAAAGACATCATCGAAGCCCAACTGGCCATCAGCAACCCCGCCAGGCACCCTGAGTTCAAAGGGGAAACCGCGACCGTCTACACTCACCCGCTGTCTCAAGGAGGTGCTTCCAACGGCCACTACGAAGGCAACGCCGAGACCTACATGAACGCGGGCAATGCGATGGGTGCCGCCATGGTTCAGCTACTGAAGAACCAATAA
- a CDS encoding tetratricopeptide repeat protein: protein MKSLVFCLLGLCGTAIITGSAISQDYKLGDQVIVIEDASLQLSGDTKVGEVSLGDVLQVKAINDKWLWVKDDTTGWLHQRHVVPLNRAAIEQFTKLVNENPKNAGAYVKRGNVWLKLNEIESAIADFGEAIRLAPKMSLAYNNRGAAWFSKGEYDKAIEDYSEAIQIDPKEKLAYYNRGNVWLEKGEYDKAVEDYNEAIQLDPKMSQAYCNRGLAWHNKGDYDREIKDYNEAIRLEPKLSLAYVNRGYAWSDKSQYDRAIKDFNESIRLDPNVADGYNELAWLLATCPSSEYRDGEQAVHHATKACELTNWKNDSYVDTLSAAHAAAGDFEKAIQYLDQAIGLNPDIDKDTREAMRSAFKQGKPYLDQRP, encoded by the coding sequence ATGAAGTCTCTCGTATTTTGCCTGCTCGGGCTATGTGGAACTGCGATTATTACTGGGTCAGCAATCTCCCAGGATTACAAGCTCGGGGACCAGGTTATTGTCATCGAGGATGCATCGCTTCAGCTTTCAGGAGATACCAAGGTCGGCGAGGTCTCGCTTGGCGATGTCTTGCAAGTCAAAGCCATTAATGACAAGTGGCTGTGGGTGAAAGACGATACCACCGGCTGGCTGCATCAGCGGCATGTTGTCCCGCTGAATCGCGCAGCAATCGAGCAATTCACAAAGCTGGTGAACGAGAACCCGAAAAACGCAGGGGCCTACGTCAAACGAGGAAATGTCTGGCTCAAGCTGAATGAAATCGAATCCGCTATCGCCGACTTTGGCGAAGCGATCCGTCTCGCTCCCAAGATGAGCCTGGCCTATAACAATCGAGGCGCTGCCTGGTTCAGCAAGGGGGAATATGACAAGGCAATCGAAGACTACAGCGAAGCGATCCAAATCGATCCGAAAGAAAAACTCGCCTATTACAACCGAGGCAATGTGTGGCTAGAAAAAGGGGAATACGATAAGGCAGTCGAAGATTACAACGAAGCCATACAACTAGACCCAAAAATGAGCCAGGCTTACTGCAATCGCGGCTTGGCCTGGCACAACAAAGGGGACTACGACCGCGAAATTAAAGACTACAACGAAGCGATCCGCCTTGAGCCGAAACTGAGCCTTGCCTACGTCAACCGAGGCTATGCCTGGAGCGACAAGAGCCAATACGACCGGGCTATCAAAGATTTCAACGAGAGTATTCGCCTCGACCCCAATGTGGCGGACGGCTACAACGAACTTGCATGGCTCTTGGCAACCTGTCCTAGTTCTGAATATCGCGACGGAGAACAAGCCGTTCACCACGCGACGAAGGCCTGCGAATTGACCAACTGGAAGAACGATTCCTACGTCGACACCCTTAGCGCCGCGCATGCCGCCGCAGGGGATTTTGAAAAAGCAATCCAGTACCTGGACCAGGCGATCGGGCTCAATCCAGATATCGATAAAGATACCCGCGAAGCCATGCGATCCGCATTCAAACAGGGGAAGCCCTACTTGGACCAACGCCCCTAG
- a CDS encoding AraC family transcriptional regulator has product MSKTNPNPTSPRMLADQQELSYRIAEQMPRDGNLEVQPGLHLYRVTAPTQPTHAVCEPSLCVIAQGSKTVTMGDATFRYDPANYLITTMGVPLSAQIVDASPEKPYLSIRLQLDPSVITSVMVESGHVPTKGDGNVKAVDVSSLDAELLDATLRLVRLIDKPNEYDVLAPLVTREIIYRLLTSAQGDRMRHLTRFGGHAHRMVRAIESIRTNFDQPIRIEDLAKELNMSVSGFHVHFKTVTAMTPIQFQKQLRLQEARRLMLDDGLDAAQAGFQVGYEDASHFSREYKRHFGKPPMRDVEQLRATSAVD; this is encoded by the coding sequence ATGAGCAAGACAAACCCGAACCCAACATCCCCGCGAATGCTGGCCGACCAGCAAGAGCTTTCTTATCGCATCGCCGAGCAAATGCCTCGTGACGGCAACCTCGAAGTTCAACCGGGTCTTCACCTCTACCGAGTTACCGCTCCTACGCAGCCAACGCACGCCGTTTGCGAGCCTTCGCTGTGTGTGATCGCCCAAGGCAGCAAGACGGTTACCATGGGAGACGCGACGTTTCGATACGATCCGGCCAACTATCTGATCACGACCATGGGCGTTCCCCTGTCAGCCCAGATTGTCGATGCCTCTCCGGAAAAGCCGTACCTTAGTATTCGCCTGCAACTCGATCCGTCGGTAATCACCTCAGTGATGGTCGAGTCTGGCCACGTTCCGACCAAAGGGGACGGCAACGTGAAAGCGGTCGACGTGAGCAGTCTCGATGCCGAACTACTCGACGCCACGCTTCGCCTGGTGCGCCTGATTGACAAACCAAACGAGTACGACGTCCTTGCCCCGCTGGTCACCCGCGAGATCATCTATCGACTGCTCACCAGTGCACAGGGTGATCGTATGCGTCACCTGACTCGCTTTGGCGGCCATGCCCATCGCATGGTGCGGGCCATCGAATCGATCCGGACCAACTTCGATCAACCGATCCGCATCGAAGACCTGGCGAAAGAGCTGAACATGAGTGTCTCCGGCTTTCATGTGCACTTCAAAACAGTCACGGCGATGACCCCCATCCAGTTCCAAAAGCAACTGCGTCTCCAGGAAGCGAGACGATTGATGCTCGACGATGGCCTCGACGCCGCCCAGGCTGGCTTTCAGGTCGGCTATGAAGACGCATCCCATTTCAGCCGAGAATACAAACGACACTTTGGCAAGCCTCCGATGCGCGACGTGGAACAGCTACGTGCAACCTCGGCCGTCGACTAG
- a CDS encoding NAD(P)-dependent alcohol dehydrogenase → MYQTQAYAAESATSPLDSVTIPRRDPTDKDVQIEILFCGVCHSDLHQVRNEWQSVMPTVYPVVPGHEIVGRVAKVGSGVTKLKPGDLAAVGCMVDADGTSPQFKADQEHLCPSCVFTYNSPDMYGTAPVTYGGYSDSIVVNEHFALRVPENLDLAGTAPLLCAGITTYSPIKRYGVGPGMKVGIVGLGGLGHMGVKFAHAMGAHTVVFTTSPGKKEDALRLGADEVIISRNADEMQKHVGTFNFILDTVSAPHDINVLLGMLATDGNLTLVGASEQPMEVSGFSLLFGRRSLSGSIIGGIAETQEMLDFCGEKNITADVEVIPIQKVNEAYERLLKSDVKYRFCIDMDSLKTA, encoded by the coding sequence ATGTATCAGACCCAAGCTTACGCTGCCGAAAGCGCGACTTCTCCCCTCGATTCGGTTACGATTCCGCGTCGCGACCCCACCGATAAGGACGTGCAGATCGAAATCCTTTTCTGCGGAGTCTGTCACTCCGACTTGCACCAGGTTCGCAACGAATGGCAAAGTGTCATGCCCACGGTTTACCCGGTGGTGCCTGGGCACGAGATTGTCGGCCGTGTTGCAAAAGTAGGCTCAGGGGTTACCAAGTTGAAGCCAGGCGATCTGGCGGCTGTCGGCTGCATGGTCGACGCGGATGGAACCTCTCCCCAATTCAAAGCCGATCAAGAGCACCTCTGCCCTTCTTGCGTGTTCACCTACAATTCGCCAGATATGTACGGCACGGCTCCCGTAACGTACGGTGGCTATAGCGACAGCATCGTTGTGAACGAGCACTTCGCATTGCGGGTACCAGAGAACCTCGATCTGGCCGGAACGGCCCCCCTGCTCTGTGCAGGAATTACGACCTATTCCCCCATTAAGCGTTATGGCGTCGGCCCTGGGATGAAGGTTGGGATTGTCGGTCTGGGTGGGCTTGGACATATGGGGGTGAAGTTTGCCCATGCGATGGGGGCCCATACGGTCGTCTTCACCACCTCGCCAGGCAAGAAGGAAGATGCCCTGCGATTGGGAGCCGATGAGGTAATCATTTCCCGCAACGCCGATGAAATGCAAAAGCACGTCGGCACTTTCAATTTCATCCTCGATACGGTTTCGGCCCCACACGATATCAATGTCTTGCTGGGAATGTTGGCCACCGATGGCAATCTGACCTTGGTCGGTGCCAGCGAACAGCCGATGGAGGTCTCCGGGTTTTCGCTGCTATTTGGCCGCCGAAGCCTGTCTGGCTCGATCATCGGCGGTATTGCGGAAACTCAGGAAATGCTCGATTTCTGTGGGGAAAAGAACATCACGGCGGATGTCGAAGTGATTCCCATTCAGAAGGTGAACGAGGCGTACGAACGTCTTTTAAAATCAGACGTTAAATATCGTTTTTGCATTGACATGGATTCGCTGAAAACGGCGTAG
- a CDS encoding PQQ-binding-like beta-propeller repeat protein, giving the protein MRQLIVSLCVGCFSLPGLLMANDWPQWQGLHRDAVSSESGLLKTWPEGGPALAWRVDDLGGGDSTPSIADGRIFGMSNRGDDEVVWALSEKNGEPLWVTKVGPAYKQEMPQSKEGPGCTPTVDGKLLFVMGMAGNVACLNVEDGAVVWQRDLKEDFGGTIPRWSYRESPLIDGEKMIVTPGGNKATIVALDKQTGKTLWETKTHEEEAQPEAAPMREEPREEPARGEGPGRSRGRRGFGLGGPRPDAAYASAIAIEFGGQRQYVQLTAKALVSVSADDGQLLWKYDRPANAMGINCTTPIYQDGLVFAASAYGNGGGAVKLSKTDDGGIEAKEVYFTSNMQNHHGGMIVVDGCLYGANGGNGGGFLACLDYQTGEVLWRERNAQKGALAMADGLLYLRTEEGTVLLIEPSKQEYVEKGRFEQPDRTDSPAWAHPVIANGKLYIRDHDLLLCYDVAAK; this is encoded by the coding sequence ATGCGGCAACTTATTGTTTCGCTTTGCGTCGGCTGTTTCAGTCTCCCCGGCCTGCTTATGGCCAACGACTGGCCGCAATGGCAGGGACTGCATCGAGATGCGGTTTCGAGTGAGTCCGGCCTGTTGAAAACGTGGCCCGAGGGTGGGCCTGCACTTGCCTGGCGGGTAGACGACCTGGGAGGCGGAGATAGCACCCCATCGATTGCTGATGGACGCATCTTCGGGATGAGCAATCGAGGGGACGACGAAGTCGTATGGGCACTTTCTGAAAAGAACGGCGAGCCATTGTGGGTAACCAAGGTGGGGCCGGCATACAAACAGGAAATGCCACAGTCGAAGGAAGGTCCTGGCTGCACGCCAACCGTCGACGGCAAACTGCTGTTTGTCATGGGCATGGCTGGGAACGTAGCATGTTTGAATGTTGAAGACGGTGCCGTCGTCTGGCAACGTGACCTGAAGGAAGATTTCGGTGGCACCATTCCACGTTGGAGTTATCGCGAGTCTCCCCTGATTGATGGCGAGAAGATGATTGTTACCCCTGGCGGTAACAAGGCCACGATTGTCGCTCTCGACAAACAAACCGGTAAAACGCTTTGGGAAACCAAGACGCACGAAGAAGAAGCCCAGCCGGAAGCCGCACCGATGCGGGAAGAGCCACGCGAAGAACCCGCGCGTGGCGAAGGCCCAGGACGAAGCCGTGGACGTCGTGGTTTTGGTCTCGGTGGTCCTCGTCCCGATGCCGCCTATGCTTCAGCGATCGCCATCGAATTCGGCGGCCAGCGACAGTATGTGCAGCTAACGGCGAAAGCTTTGGTCAGCGTTTCTGCGGATGATGGTCAGCTTCTGTGGAAGTACGACCGACCGGCCAATGCCATGGGCATCAATTGCACGACGCCGATCTACCAAGATGGACTGGTCTTCGCCGCATCGGCCTATGGCAATGGTGGTGGAGCCGTGAAGTTGAGTAAGACGGACGACGGCGGCATCGAAGCGAAAGAGGTTTACTTCACCTCGAACATGCAGAACCATCATGGCGGCATGATTGTAGTCGATGGATGCCTGTATGGTGCCAACGGCGGTAACGGTGGCGGTTTCCTCGCTTGCTTGGACTATCAAACCGGCGAGGTCCTGTGGCGTGAACGAAACGCTCAGAAAGGTGCCTTGGCAATGGCCGACGGTCTGCTCTATCTGCGAACGGAAGAGGGTACTGTGCTGCTGATCGAACCGAGCAAGCAGGAGTACGTCGAGAAAGGACGTTTCGAGCAGCCTGATCGAACCGACTCGCCAGCTTGGGCTCACCCAGTGATCGCCAACGGCAAGCTGTATATTCGCGATCACGATCTACTGCTGTGCTATGACGTCGCGGCGAAGTAA
- a CDS encoding aldo/keto reductase, protein MQTRTLGTSGLQVSAIGLGCMGMTAYYGPGKDKKEMKALLLAAVERGVTFFDTAEVYGPFVNEEVVGKGLESVRDQVILATKFGFDLSGPAKTPGAIGLNSRPEHIKEVCEQSLRRLRTDRIDLFYQHRVDPNVPIEEVAGAVKELIDEGKVKHFGMSEAGIETIRRAHAVQSVAALQSEYSLWWRKIEDRTLPVLEELGIGLVPYSPLGRGFLAGALKGTTKLDSEDFRAKLPRFSPEALEANQSLVNVLQEVASRMGATAAQICLAWLLAQKSWIVPIPGTTNLSRLEENLAAASMQLTAEDLSEIESAAERVAILGQRYPEHMEQMTGL, encoded by the coding sequence ATGCAGACGCGAACGCTCGGAACCAGCGGACTTCAGGTCTCGGCTATTGGCCTGGGCTGTATGGGCATGACCGCCTATTACGGCCCCGGTAAAGATAAGAAGGAGATGAAAGCTCTGCTGTTGGCAGCGGTAGAGCGAGGTGTCACGTTCTTCGATACGGCTGAGGTGTACGGTCCGTTTGTCAACGAAGAGGTCGTTGGCAAAGGGCTGGAAAGCGTTCGCGATCAGGTGATCCTGGCAACCAAGTTTGGCTTCGACTTGAGCGGACCCGCCAAGACGCCGGGGGCCATTGGTCTGAATAGTAGGCCAGAGCATATCAAAGAGGTTTGTGAACAGTCCCTCCGGCGGCTGCGAACCGACCGGATTGATTTGTTCTATCAGCATCGCGTCGATCCCAATGTACCGATCGAGGAAGTGGCCGGCGCGGTTAAGGAATTAATCGACGAAGGTAAGGTTAAGCACTTCGGCATGTCGGAAGCCGGCATCGAGACTATTCGTAGGGCCCATGCTGTTCAGTCGGTCGCGGCTCTACAAAGTGAGTACTCACTGTGGTGGCGCAAGATCGAGGATCGCACGCTACCGGTGCTGGAAGAACTTGGCATCGGTCTGGTTCCCTACAGCCCGCTGGGACGCGGGTTTCTGGCCGGGGCACTCAAGGGGACGACGAAGTTGGATAGCGAAGATTTTCGCGCCAAGCTGCCGCGTTTCAGTCCGGAAGCGTTAGAAGCGAATCAATCCCTGGTGAATGTCTTGCAGGAAGTCGCCAGCCGAATGGGGGCCACCGCCGCGCAGATTTGCCTGGCGTGGTTGTTGGCCCAGAAGTCATGGATCGTACCGATACCAGGCACCACAAATTTAAGTCGCTTGGAAGAGAACCTGGCAGCAGCGTCGATGCAGCTAACTGCCGAGGACCTATCCGAAATCGAATCCGCAGCAGAGAGAGTGGCGATCCTAGGTCAGCGGTACCCGGAACATATGGAGCAGATGACGGGGCTATAA
- a CDS encoding exonuclease domain-containing protein — translation MSYVMVDVESDGPIPGDYSMICFGAVLVETGLARTFYGQLKPISEKWIPDALAVSGFSREETQQFDKPVQTMQAFAEWLKAESDGKPMFISDNNGFDWQFINWYFHHFLGGNPFGFSSTNLGSLYKGMVQDTFKNFKHLRKTRHTHRPVDDAKGNAEALLTMKTEMGLKIRL, via the coding sequence ATGAGTTACGTCATGGTTGACGTGGAGTCGGATGGGCCGATTCCTGGAGATTATTCGATGATCTGTTTCGGAGCCGTGCTCGTCGAGACAGGCCTTGCTCGAACTTTCTATGGCCAGCTCAAGCCGATATCGGAGAAATGGATACCGGATGCCTTAGCCGTATCCGGCTTCTCGCGTGAGGAAACGCAGCAGTTTGATAAGCCTGTACAAACGATGCAGGCGTTTGCCGAATGGCTGAAAGCCGAAAGTGACGGCAAACCAATGTTCATCTCCGATAACAATGGCTTCGACTGGCAGTTTATCAACTGGTATTTCCATCACTTCCTGGGCGGTAATCCCTTTGGATTCAGTTCAACAAACTTGGGTTCGCTCTACAAAGGGATGGTGCAGGACACGTTTAAGAATTTCAAGCACCTGAGGAAAACTCGGCATACGCATCGCCCTGTCGACGATGCCAAAGGTAACGCGGAGGCCTTGTTGACCATGAAGACGGAGATGGGCTTGAAGATCCGGTTATGA
- a CDS encoding HdeD family acid-resistance protein, producing MTKAKKPSFTFLMIMGVLTAVLGVVAIGSPAVAGTAVIYIVGAIMLIAGVSQVFAGIKAEGLSQKLLPLILGTVTTLGGIAVLAHPIIGMEVLTMILAAYFVAEGIWKVVASFSFRPAQGWLAVLFSGVITWLLGAMIWTQWPASGMWAIGILVGVDLLTTGIALICVAMTLGKIADKIEEVTKPSDPSSGDAATA from the coding sequence ATGACCAAAGCGAAGAAACCGAGCTTTACATTTTTGATGATCATGGGCGTTCTGACGGCGGTTTTAGGCGTCGTCGCGATTGGCTCGCCAGCCGTCGCAGGTACGGCCGTGATTTACATTGTTGGTGCCATCATGCTGATTGCCGGGGTCTCGCAGGTGTTTGCGGGGATCAAAGCGGAAGGATTGTCGCAAAAGTTGCTTCCACTGATTCTCGGCACTGTGACAACATTAGGCGGGATCGCTGTTTTAGCTCATCCGATAATCGGGATGGAAGTCTTGACGATGATCCTGGCGGCTTACTTTGTCGCCGAAGGTATCTGGAAGGTCGTCGCTTCGTTCAGCTTCCGCCCCGCCCAGGGTTGGCTGGCGGTGCTCTTCAGCGGTGTTATTACCTGGCTGTTGGGCGCAATGATTTGGACGCAGTGGCCCGCTTCCGGCATGTGGGCGATTGGCATTCTGGTGGGTGTCGATCTGTTGACCACCGGGATTGCATTGATTTGCGTAGCGATGACGCTGGGGAAGATCGCGGACAAGATCGAAGAGGTGACCAAGCCTTCCGATCCTTCTTCCGGCGATGCCGCCACCGCATAG